The Felis catus isolate Fca126 chromosome X, F.catus_Fca126_mat1.0, whole genome shotgun sequence genome includes a region encoding these proteins:
- the RTL3 gene encoding LOW QUALITY PROTEIN: retrotransposon Gag-like protein 3 (The sequence of the model RefSeq protein was modified relative to this genomic sequence to represent the inferred CDS: inserted 3 bases in 2 codons; substituted 4 bases at 4 genomic stop codons) — protein sequence MVDLAASCIALKFKNEILKAQVQWPMEQNVVLXAQIPELQKDPQKLPAWEPLASQEHQKTPVVQETKKTLEPSAAPESLELPGTHESQVKKLQKHPMAQEAYKALEVKKAQELPDTRDVPVAQKAQNSEHQDLPSSRSPRRYQETATHLEPLMLHEPLDPLDAQEFLEPSTLQESLKCLIAALTSAGSEFPKSPSELEAEAFSLEYCLAFSGDVXKLSEFLVQLNSYMRVSYMXPTEASVMSFVGKCFSDEAGMXFQPLLDIQSPLLEQFENLIXVLQDTFYNPENMEYVSHCIHQLCQREDPAHQYVIHFHLIAQELNWNESTLCIQFQEGLDNPIPDELSHTSPATVLSNLITQCLEDKLSCKPDPNPQGARHSEERPGPESSLAENQPVQPSSNCXHLSEAEQAHCCEAHLCLCCGHPCHVARDCPVKLHHAQQAGNI from the exons ATGGTGGACTTAGCAGCCTCCTGTATTGCTTTGAAGTTCAAGAATGAAATTCTGAAGGCCCAAGTGCAGTGGCCAATGGAACAAAATGTTGTCCTATAGGCTCAGATCCCAGAGCTCCAGAA AGACCCCCAGAAGCTCCCAGCCTGGGAGCCCTTAGCTTCCCAGGAGCATCAGAAAACACCAGTGGTACAGGAGACAAAGAAGACTTTGGAACCCTCAGCAGCCCCAGAGTCCCTGGAGCTTCCAGGAACTCATGAGTCCCAG GTCAAAAAGCTCCAGAAGCATCCAATGGCCCAGGAGGCCTACAAAGCCCTAGAAGTTAAGAAGGCCCAGGAGCTCCCAGATACCCGGGATGTCCCAGTGGCCCAGAAGGCCCAGAATTCAGAGCACCAAGATCTTCCAAGttccaggagccccaggaggtACCAGGAAACCGCAACGCACCTGGAACCCCTAA TGCTCCATGAGCCCCTGGATCCTTTAGATGCCCAAGAATTCCTAGAGCCCTCCACACTCCAGGAGTCCCTAAAGTGTCTAATAGCTGCTTTGACATCAGCAGGTTCAGAGTTCCCAAAGTCACCCAGTGAGCTAGAGGCTGAAGCTTTCTCCCTAGAATACTGTTTAGCCTTCAGTGGAGATGTCTAGAAGCTTTCTGAGTTCCTGGTTCAATTGAATAGTTACATGAGAGTCAGTTACATGTAACCTACTGAAGCATCTGTGATGAGCTTTGTTGGCAAGTGCTTCTCAGATGAGGCAGGGATGTGATTTCAGCCCTTACTAGATATACAAAGCCCCCTGCTGGAGCAATTTGAAAATCTCA CAGTGCTCCAGGATACTTTTTACAATCCAGAAAACATGGAATATGTCAGTCACTGCATCCATCAGCTCTGCCAAAGGGAGGATCCTGCACATCAGTATGTGATCCACTTCCATCTCATTGCTCAAGAGCTAAACTGGAATGAAAGCACTCTCTGCATACAATTTCAGGAAGGGCTTGACAATCCTATACCAGATGAATTGTCTCACACAAGCCCAGCCACTGTCCTATCTAATCTGATCACTCAATGCCTAGAAGATAAGCTAAGCTGTAAGCCTGATCCAAATCCACAAGGAGCAAGGCACTCTGAGGAGAGACCTGGGCCTGAAAGCTCACTAGCTGAAAACCAGCCTGTGCAACCTTCAAGCAATTG ACACCTCAGTGAAGCTGAACAGGCCCACTGCTGTGAAGCCCACTTGTGCCTCTGCTGTGGTCATCCTTGTCATGTTGCCAGAGATTGTCCTGTCAAGCTTCATCATGCACAGCAGGCAGGAAACATTTGA